The following proteins come from a genomic window of Macadamia integrifolia cultivar HAES 741 chromosome 14, SCU_Mint_v3, whole genome shotgun sequence:
- the LOC122061953 gene encoding protein ENDOPLASMIC RETICULUM-ARRESTED PEN3, with protein sequence MEFQFVRPGSGAEPLPPQFSLPEINLFHDSSVSPSLLTQFLSLPVMEGVQDDRIKLNVGGKLFETTLSTIRAGGPDSLLSALSARDNDGGDEDPIFIDRDPEIFSVLLSLLRSSRLPASAARSFSKQELVDEALYYGIESHLRYAMNPPPFLGIDATLVSTIRPAADGIPSSFTASAGDGSVWIAHGGQISAYDWNLLHSGTLRTHLEDINAVRRVWSEVAAVGSKTAAGLHFYDFSRSCRVGSVQWTDSSDPRIYKARVSAIADSRTSVFASFECQHKENCVLSVDKSTLQVALEIGRQTGSSAKAMVPGKLTWLRDPGLLVGSAVSAGAFGFAGYIRLWDPTSGKVIWETSEPGSGRKSRFGDALADVDVDESALFKVCSKSGDVGVADLRKLGDDPWVYLEDQNPSWMKSGAGAATGGGCSVIHCYRKQVFVGREAGLEVWSPVEEKEEREEGEGEGEGGEGEGEGEEEEERKRNWVREGGMYRRNYVDKAEDAERGVIKRMEGGGERLFVSREGVEGIEVWETSHSSGAIPVLVL encoded by the coding sequence ATGGAATTTCAATTCGTGAGACCTGGCTCTGGTGCAGAACCGTTACCTCCCCAGTTCTCTCTTCCTGAGATAAATCTCTTCCACGACTCGTCTGTCTCTCCCTCGTTGTTGACTCAATTTCTTTCTCTGCCAGTTATGGAAGGGGTCCAGGATGATCGTATCAAGCTTAACGTCGGTGGCAAACTCTTCGAGACAACCCTCTCGACGATCCGAGCTGGCGGCCCTGACTCACTCCTCTCAGCCCTTTCGGCCCGGGACAACGATGGCGGCGACGAAGATCCGATCTTCATAGATCGAGATCCCGAGATCTTCTCCGTCCTCCTATCCCTTCTCCGGTCCAGCCGTCTTCCTGCCTCCGCCGCCCGTTCCTTCTCCAAGCAAGAGCTCGTCGATGAAGCCCTCTATTACGGCATCGAATCCCACCTCAGGTACGCCATGAATCCCCCTCCCTTCCTCGGCATCGACGCCACCCTCGTCTCCACCATCCGCCCAGCCGCCGATGGCATCCCTTCCTCCTTCACCGCCTCCGCCGGCGATGGCTCCGTCTGGATTGCCCACGGAGGCCAGATCTCCGCCTACGACTGGAACCTTTTACACTCGGGGACCCTACGGACCCACCTCGAAGACATCAACGCGGTCCGCCGCGTCTGGTCGGAAGTTGCCGCCGTCGGCTCCAAAACTGCCGCTGGCCTCCACTTCTACGACTTCTCCCGATCCTGCCGAGTCGGATCGGTCCAGTGGACGGACTCGTCCGATCCCCGGATTTATAAGGCCAGAGTAAGCGCCATCGCCGATTCGCGCACTTCCGTCTTCGCATCCTTCGAGTGCCAACACAAGGAGAACTGTGTTCTCTCTGTTGACAAGTCAACGCTCCAGGTGGCCTTAGAGATTGGCCGTCAGACCGGGAGCTCCGCTAAGGCGATGGTTCCCGGTAAGCTGACGTGGCTAAGGGATCCTGGTCTCCTGGTCGGGAGCGCGGTGAGCGCGGGCGCTTTTGGGTTCGCAGGTTACATTAGGCTTTGGGACCCGACGTCCGGTAAGGTGATCTGGGAGACGAGCGAACCGGGCTCGGGCAGGAAAAGCAGGTTCGGTGACGCGTTGGCTGACGTGGACGTCGACGAGTCGGCCCTGTTCAAGGTGTGTTCGAAATCGGGGGACGTTGGGGTCGCGGATCTACGGAAACTCGGGGACGATCCCTGGGTCTACTTGGAGGACCAGAATCCTAGTTGGATGAAATCTGGAGCGGGAGCGGCAACGGGGGGTGGGTGTAGCGTGATCCATTGCTATAGGAAGCAAGTGTTCGTGGGGAGGGAAGCAGGGTTAGAGGTGTGGTCGCCTgtggaggaaaaagaagaacgagaagaaggagaaggagaaggagaaggaggagaaggagaaggagaaggagaagaagaagaagagagaaagaggaattgGGTGAGGGAAGGAGGGATGTATAGGAGGAATTATGTGGATAAGGCTGAGGATGCAGAGAGAGGGGTTATCAAAAGGATGGAAGGTGGTGGGGAGAGGCTATTTGTTAGCAGAGAAGGTGTTGAGGGAATTGAAGTATGGGAAACTTCTCATTCCTCTGGTGCCATCCCAGTCTTGGTTTTGTGA